Genomic DNA from Solanum pennellii chromosome 3, SPENNV200:
TTATCGGTTCTTAACGGTTTGAAGCTTTTCTTGACGGATTAACCGACAACCCAATAACCTTATAGTAAATtaagtaattatatttatatcatttgaTATATAAAGTCCTTGACATAGAGTTAAttagtttcatatttttattttagattgtCTCAAGCTTTCGGTTATTCTACATTATAATGTTTGCTTTTGAGTAAGATGCATTCTGGCAACTCATTTGCATAGGTCACCTCGTTTTTAAgtgatttttcatgaacattttatgtcaattttttaacgattaaataaaaacaatcaataagtcaatatatttattttaatatcaatAACTAATAAATCCAACTGATTAACGTTTTAAAACCAAACCAAGTCGATCACAACCTAGTATAAAGTAGCCATTTAGTGCTAtctaaaaatgttaattttcttttaaagatAATACGCTCCCTCCGTCACTTTCACTTTTTCactataatattttcaaaatagattttatttttacttgttattttcaacatatcaaaataataatattttatttaccttcaacattaattatttattttccaaatcATTTCTAAGGACCTCAAACTAtgtaaaaatcaatataattattatgataaaatgCTTATATTAATCATTATTTCTGTAAAGAGGTGTAAAATTCAAAGTAAACaagtaaatataataattttttgatgaCCATTTATGAAATTTACCTTTTTAACTGTGAAGGCGGTTTGGGTATtcacatttttattctttttgttttgaaagaagTAGCCTAAACCAACTAcatattattgtatatataaaaaacttCAACAATGGATGGCTGAGCAGATATTGTAGAAATTAAAACAATGATTTCCTACTCTTCCTGACAGTCatgtaagtaaaaaaaaaagaaacattatTCCTTGGGATACGAAGCAAAAGTCTAAATTTCCTAGCGTTCACATATATATTAcgtgaaaataattaaaaactagTGTTCCGTGAGCATACACAGAAGAATGTCGAACCAAATtggattaattaattagtagtaGTAGAGTAGTACAAGTATCAAAGATTACTCATTACATAATCACTTCATTAAACTTGCAAACCCTCCTTACAATATAGTACTATACTAGGCTATTCATATTTCATAGTAGGAAATTAAATATACTACTACTGCTGCTGCTGCTAATAATTAAATGATACAagtacataattattttatttttctatgaaaaaaaACTTAGACGTAGATCCAACGTTGGATGATCCATTTCCGCCCCGATAGAGCACGATAATGTCATGTTCTCCTTCATGTATTCCTCTGTGAATAGCCTTAACTTCTCTGTCTCAGCATATGAATTTAAAGGAAACAGTTGCAAAGTTTCTATTACTCTTTCATCCGTATCATGATTACTATTTATCTCTGCACATATATGGAATAGCCTTAATGATgtaagaaattaaagaagaaaataataatgataaattatacGTTTTTTTTCTGACTACTTACGTTTGTTTGAGGAGATATTATCCAATTGGATTCTCATGTCTTCATCATTGTTTGTTTCATCAACCAAAACCTTACGACGACGTTTCTGTCGTTCTCTGGCTTTATGGTTTTGGAACCAATAAAACACATTCTTACTTTCGATATTTCCATAAAAGCTCAACTGTGACGATATCTTTTGAATCTGATCTGTGGTCGGAGTACGGAGTCCTGAGCGGAACAGGTCAGTTAGAACTTTAACTTGTTCCGCAGTCGGATTCCATCGACCACATTTTGTACCCATATTTGTATCTTAGTTTGCTTTGCTTTTAATTTGATCAACTTAACAAGTTCACAAGCAAAgggggatatatatatatatatactagttatttgaagtttattttaatgGATTTGTCTTTTGTTGTTTAATTTGTAGTCTTATTTGTTTTATCTAGGTACTTAATTTGAGGATTTGATCCAATTGTTTTTTCGTGGTGTTATGTGTAGAGTGGGATAGACATGCACAAAAGCTGCCACTATTCAAAGTTTCGGTATGTGAACAAACAAAAGGGGCAACAACTCTACTTttgcattaaaataataataataataatatatgggGGCACGTAGATTTGAGTTGATAAACAATATACTAATATATCTTATACTAGTGCTAATACATAATATTGCCTGATTTGTATGAATGCATTACTGGTAAATTTATGCACATTATTTGTTTGGTTTGCAAATACTTATAATCAAGAAGTACAACCAGAACTAATTTCAGCAATTacttctttctaaaaataactAGTAATTACTTTATGGATCTGACACTTCTTTATTAAATACAAAGtcttaaaaggaaaaagtaaTTACGTCAAATTTTAGGTCTAATTAAATTGACCTTTAAGTATTCATGTAGCTCTAAATCATTTAATTAAGAGTAGagaaattttcaagttaaattattaaatattaaaaaaagcaatatttttcttagacatgttaaaaatgatatatgctaAATTGGAACAGCGGGAATGTTGatgctaatttatttttattaagatttaaGCGCCAAAGTTTGATCAATACTGAGTAGTTATCTCTAGATTGAAATATTGAATGATTAAGAATGCTTATTTTTCAATATCTAAaagtatattatttaattatttcgtaaatataaaatataccacactcaagtaaaataataattaaatattaaaataaaattactattagattaaaaataaacaatatttatgtttgttactGATGGTGGAAATGATTTGTAGTGACAACAGGTAGTAGTAATAGTTGGTTAGTGGCTAGTAATAATGGTGGAAATAGATGTGCTGGTAGAGGTGATTGGTGTTATAGTGATCGTCATGATGGTGGTGATTAATAGTAACGATTATAATAAAATTGGTTTATGTTAATAGCAAACGACGTTGTTGGTGATGGTTAAAGAATATCTTGTCATTGACAATGTATTGGTGATAGCTGATAGTGGTGTAAGTTATGAAGACGGAGGTGGAATTGATGTAGGAATTGATCATCGTAACGGTGGTAGTGAGTGAGAGTAATAGTGAAGGTGGTAATGGCTGAAAAATGTGTGATAATTAACAATGTTTTAGTGATAGCTAATGGCGATGCTAATGCGGTGTTGGAGTTGGTTGATCGTAGAGATTGATCGCAATGTTTGATAGTAACGATGGATGTGATAGCAGTCACAACAATGGTGGTGGCAGggtatataactatatataatgGTGAAGATGGTAGTATAATAGCGACTGACAATTGTGATTGACATGTGGTTATCAATTATAATTGTACGTAGTGATAGAAATGATTAGTGATGGGATCGATGATAAGTATTTACTGTGGTAATGAGGTGATAGTGgaattgatttataatataatgttgaatattattattccatacaaaaatatactttaacaatattaaaactttattcaaaattttaataattaattcagATCAATTAAGtgcttaaattttaattaaaaaaatataataatttaaaggttGAACTATCAGAGatattaaatcattttcaacttctttggcatttattcttttatttcttaataaaaattttaactcaatCACGTACATAAATATAAGTTAATGAAAGTAGATATTAGTGCAAAGGAAAGAGAAATGAGGGATGTGAAAGTCAATATATGTCAGTGTCTGATCCTAGTTGGAGGGTTGTGATCGCAAGGACTGGCAAAGACAGTGTTTGACTCATTCAGTCAAAGATTGTTTGGGTTAAACCTTCTTTTTAGGGCGTGCAAACAAAAAGTAAAAGCCACCAAAACTAAAGacatcttatatttattttttcttttaattaagagaagcaacacatgttcataatgCTTTTATCTCTCCATAGTTCCTTTTGTTTAATGAAATAGGTAGTTTGATATTCAACTTTTGATTCACTTGAGAATCTCTACATGCACTTCCTAAATATACATTTTCAAAATCTTCTTTTATATGTATTTCTAAGCACCTAAGTTACTTTGTTAAATTAGGCAcaaagtataaatatttttttactttacgTAGACataagtatatatttaaaattaaacagATAGACGCATTCTCCTACGTAGCATTCTACatgataattttgtattttatgtggcTTTATGTGTTTAATTTTATTCCAGTTTAAATATTTACTAATGTACATTCAAAATTAAGTACATAAATGTcaattgaaacaaaattaaaCGATATATTGATGTATTATGCTACTAAATTATATCACATCATTTTATTGTATGCATAAACTTCAATAAACAGCAAACCTCATGTTTGTTCCAATTGCATTTGAAACCACCCTTCAATTTTTCTCTCCATATTTTGAGTTGAAAGTGTTAAATAGGAATTACTAAATTATCGTTTGTTTATAATTCAAATGCTAAATTAAATCGAGTTTAGTTGGTgtgttttaaattaaatttaatacaaatttaaacaactgtctatatatgtattccgcgttagaaaaacatatatcatgCAGTTAATAAATTTaccaaaaacaaatattaaaggaACTCTTTAGTGTGAAAATCTAAAAATTGGTGGAGAGATATAAAGAAAAGCAACTATCTTAGGGCCTGTTTGGCTATGTGCTTcgaaattataatataaaataatgtgagttgaagttttgtttggtCGTGTGATATGAACTTTTTATGTTGTAGATTTTGTCATAAACATAAGAATTTCATAAGTActtgtaaaattattaaaattagtaTCACTAATTTATTCAATCTtactaaacaaacaaaaatttataaaatcgcATAACAAATTATTACAAAGTCATTTTGGTCGGTCTTGTTCACTCAATGTagatgaaaatttaatttttttaataacctTAAAGCAGTATTAATAAATttaggattaaaaaaaaattataaatttgatgaatatatgttaaATGATAAAGtaagaatttatttaaaatataaataaattttatgttgagaataataaattttaaaaaatactgatataattataaatttatttacatatgaaataaatgacTAGTAGATATAAAAGTGAGATTGTTTTACAagatataaatttatatgttaatttttatatttaaaaatctcaaatcatgatataaaattttcaaatcataatttttaaaaaaaatgagattttatttgatagtataaaattatgaaataaaatcaaatattaattttattttataattttatatcgtAATATTGTGTCGCACAGTGAAACgctaaaataaaatagtgaGACCTTGCCAAGTGCATGATTTAAGTAGTTAATTTTCCTAGAAGTTAGAAGGCAgtaaaattaaagtattgaTGCCAAGAGGTAGTAGACAAATTAAATGAATTGTTGATATAGAAGAGTGTAGCAGATTACATTGGATACGACGGAACATTCTTGGGAATTGCGAAAACAACACGCACAACTAAAATGACACCACACTTTAGTTTCTCCtgttttctcattttaaaatcattGCGTATCGCCAATAGAGAGGCCAAATTATACTTCGAAATTACTTGTCTACtttttttatagttattttttaatactgatctattttatcaaattgattttttttattatattctgAATTgaatgattaattatttttaaaaatattaaatttttcattcacTTCGTAATTAATAAgagtaaaataataaactcattacgttattaattattttcataatagtTATGTTAATTCAAgagtggacaagtaattagggacagagGGATTACGTGATATTAGAATCAGATTCAATGTGAAACAGTAGAAAATTAGATTTTGCGAAAGATTGAAATATCTCAGTTTTTGAACGTGCCTACATTGGATCGGATAGTGAAATTTCAATATTCAActaagaaatatttgaattcGAATGTGAGGAAGCGATAAATCAAATATCAACTcacattaataaataaataaaattctgaactttttatttttataagccGTGagttatttaatgttttaaagttAGCTTTTGAAGTATGATCTAGAGTCTAAAtcgaatttatataaattaatgacaAAGTGATGAACATTATTTTATGGTATAGGGAGAGACAAAATTAATAGTAACGAGTTAGTTATTGGTAGACTATCTCATTAactaatttctcatattctacCTACTTCTATTAAATCATTTCTCAATCACATTTtcaccttttattttttttaaaaaaaattgttaccgTTCctctcactttttttaaaagaagaaatataaaaaataaataaaaattagatgaGTGTGTCCGACATACAGAAACATGGAAAAATGTTATTCAGTGAGATCGAGAAGTCTACCGCCGCTATTGTCTATTAGGGCGTCTACGACTTGgaattagtaaatatttttttgaaatatcgaTAAGAGTTATGATtgagtgataaatatttttttatttttaatcaatattttatacCTAGATTCGTAGCATGGACTTCTTAATTCTTTTTGTAAGGAAGTACTTTTACTCCTAACgtaaaattttttgataaaaatttaaatttaatcaaattttatataaatatcgaacagaaaaacaaaataaatattttgcaaTGTTCCACTAAATTTAAGACAAAACTCATACTCCACCCTCAATTTTAGTTGTCAAGTATTctaaaaattagttattttttcttaacaCTATATAGTTTCCCAATCATCTCTAGACCTAAGCGtagatattaattaatataaatattatgaaaaaatattaatattaattattattttttataaaacatacaagattcaaaatagataaataaaaatggacaAATATATTACTTCTCTTGGTCTAATATAACTGAATTAATGACacttttctttataataaaaaaaatgatatgttcaaagtttaagaatatatctttttttttctttagaattATCCATTCTTTTTAATGCGATTTTTAACtatttcaaaatatcaaattgTTATTATCTCTACTTTTAATGTAAGTTCGAAACTAATTAAAAGGTATTATTGacaaattactttttaattgatgtttttgaatatcttttaCAAAAGGTATCATAATCCaacaattcaattatatttattggactaaagtaattcaatcttaatttatataatacattttaatagacacaattaatatcatcaactaattttttttaaggatgcatcttaaaaataattagagtAATGCTAAATGGCCCGAAAATTTGAtcagaaattaaaaatattaaatttcaaaatataaattatttttaaaaataaaaataatataaataaaatattactcaagaaaaaatttattttggacgAAATGTAGTGAATAAGAATAGGCACGCGTGAAATCAAGGCAGCCCTAATTTGCGTAAATTTTGATGTTGTCGCCACTATGTCTATTAGTGGCTCAGTAATGCAAGTTTTCAAGACACCCATTTTGGTGACACCTTTAATTAAGAGCAGCATTCCACCTCAACATTTACAGGCAAAACATCCTGACATTAACAATCATAGCCCAATCATTCATTCTCTCAACAAGTACCAATTGTGTAGAATGAGATGGAGGAATACCTATAAGACAAattcattatattaaattagACAATTGTCTTCAAGGTGGTGATTGTAAGAGTGATTTCTTAGGAGCTTATTTCCATGataaatgattaattaaagGACTTTTAAAGATGAGAGAGTAATGTTCGATGTTGTTCTTCTCACGATTTCATGTACACCATAAAGATTGTGACACCTTATTGTCAAAGCGAACACTACACCAGACACATGTCATTGGTTCAAGTCTAAGTCTTCTTCAAGACATGTACTAGTGCATGATTTGGAGTGCATTTACGAATTCAAatactattttcttttgtatttaaaattaattttaagtatAATTTTGTGTGTGTTGATGATATGATATTATGAGATAATagatatgattatgttgatttCAGGACAcaaacaataagaaaaaaaaattggaatacAAAATGATGTAATTTCGGCtaaaatgaaggaaaatatcTCCAACAAGGACATTGAGATGAATCTCACGCCGCACCAGTCTAAAAACTGAACTTCATAGACTCAACAAACTGAGGTAAAATACGAGATAGGCATCATGCTGCGAGGTGGTGAAATCCCTAAGACAACATTCAGGACccgatatggtcattatgagtttttgataATGTTGTTTTGTTTGACTAACGCTCCTGCTATTAGCTCCTTTGATATCGAAGCAGTTTCAATAATATTTAACCAACTTACCATCGCAGGAAAAGAAAGAGGAGAATCAATCAAACACCAAATGACTAAGGAAGACGATCAAGAAAAGATCCAGGACACAACACataagaaatgaaaagaaatatacaGCACataagaaaggaaagaaaatatacTTGTTTAATCAATCAAGACAAGCCTGCATATATCAAGGGATATATACAGggaaataaaatcaacaaataatgAAGGATTCAAGAAAATCAACTTATGAGTATATTACGCATAAATCAAGGACAAGACCAAGGGAACAAAatcagccacaaatgaagaaaaagatcAATACACaagtaaggattcaagatcaacCATAAATCAAGAAAGAGATCATTCTTGATTGGCTCAGCAAATCAATCGGAATCGAATCAAGGATAGCACAAATGATCCTTGATTCAAATACCCTTGGATTTCCACAAAAAAGCAAAGCTATATAAACTTCTCTCAGTTACACTTGTACTTACACACTTCGCTTGAACTTATACAATTGTATTCTattatctttcataaaagcACTATATTCTAGTGAGTAtacaattgaaaaagaaaaaaaaattgaatgtagGTTA
This window encodes:
- the LOC114076352 gene encoding LOW QUALITY PROTEIN: WUSCHEL-related homeobox 5 (The sequence of the model RefSeq protein was modified relative to this genomic sequence to represent the inferred CDS: substituted 1 base at 1 genomic stop codon), with amino-acid sequence MGTKCGRWNPTAEQVKVLTDLFRSGLRTPTTDQIQKISSQLSFYGNIESKNVFYWFQNHKARERQKRRRKVLVDETNNDEDMRIQLDNISSNKRKXSEKKQINSNHDTDERVIETLQLFPLNSYAETEKLRLFTEEYMKENMTLSCSIGAEMDHPTLDLRLSFFS